In Vibrio echinoideorum, the following proteins share a genomic window:
- a CDS encoding GGDEF domain-containing response regulator, protein MRILLVDDVQLDRMQLAIRLKQLGHIVEAVGSGKEALNVYSDFDPELVLLDISMPDMDGFEVANEVRSRFPEWVPIIFLSGHEEPAMIAKAIDAGGDDYLIKPVNKVVLNSKLIAMQRIAHMRRELKQSTAKLEELNILLQQQANEDGLTKLYNRRYMDTKLEESIAWHGRRNIPMTVILLDVDFFKPYNDNYGHIQGDTCLQGLATTLKQLFVRAGEYVGRYGGEEFVLILSDTDSETAKLQAIRVKEALHEMNYAHDHSTVSDRVTVSQGVLSFVPGGDESTASIYDKVDQALYQAKQSGRNTFIQRTILELAR, encoded by the coding sequence ATGCGCATATTGCTGGTTGATGATGTTCAACTTGACCGGATGCAACTTGCTATTCGACTTAAGCAATTAGGTCATATTGTTGAAGCTGTTGGCAGCGGAAAGGAAGCCCTGAATGTTTATTCTGATTTTGATCCTGAACTCGTACTACTCGATATCAGCATGCCAGACATGGATGGTTTTGAAGTCGCTAATGAGGTTCGCAGTCGATTCCCTGAATGGGTTCCTATCATCTTTTTGAGTGGTCACGAAGAGCCCGCAATGATTGCTAAGGCGATTGATGCGGGCGGTGACGATTACCTGATTAAGCCAGTTAACAAAGTTGTTTTGAATTCCAAGCTGATCGCAATGCAGCGTATCGCGCACATGCGACGAGAATTAAAGCAGAGTACTGCCAAACTCGAAGAACTCAACATACTCCTACAGCAACAAGCCAACGAAGACGGTCTCACCAAACTGTATAATCGTCGATATATGGACACTAAGCTTGAAGAAAGTATTGCATGGCATGGAAGGCGTAATATACCCATGACAGTCATTTTATTAGATGTAGACTTCTTTAAGCCTTACAACGATAATTACGGGCATATTCAAGGGGATACCTGCTTACAAGGCCTTGCCACGACCTTAAAGCAACTCTTCGTTCGTGCGGGTGAGTATGTGGGGCGTTATGGTGGTGAAGAGTTTGTTTTGATTCTGAGTGATACCGACAGTGAAACGGCTAAGTTACAAGCTATCCGAGTCAAAGAAGCGCTGCATGAAATGAACTATGCACACGATCATTCAACAGTATCTGATAGGGTGACAGTGTCACAAGGTGTGTTGTCATTTGTACCCGGAGGTGATGAATCTACGGCCTCTATTTACGACAAGGTTGACCAGGCGCTTTATCAAGCAAAGCAAAGTGGTAGAAATACCTTTATACAGCGAACTATTTTGGAGCTTGCACGTTAG
- a CDS encoding ATP-dependent zinc protease family protein, whose translation MYNWKAIITLMLSGGLFACSTTTQVPVEPEQKPQVEQPVVDDSSKGDVTEGEKVTEPTEKPDEVKPTEPEKKPVPVEKPVEKVTKTSDGKLILGEEEWVFVPGLKEAFKARVDTGATTSSISAVDIVDFERDGKDWVKFKIEHDGITTEEVSLPVERWVKIKQSSAEGTQRRAVVVAAIQIGDLKDKTEFTLADRTHLSFPLLLGRSFFRDVAVVDVGQKYVQKKITK comes from the coding sequence ATGTATAACTGGAAAGCGATTATAACTCTAATGTTAAGTGGCGGTCTTTTTGCTTGTTCGACGACGACTCAGGTTCCTGTCGAGCCAGAGCAAAAGCCTCAAGTAGAACAACCGGTTGTTGATGATTCTTCGAAAGGTGATGTAACTGAAGGCGAGAAAGTAACAGAACCTACAGAGAAGCCAGACGAAGTAAAACCAACTGAGCCAGAGAAAAAACCTGTACCCGTTGAAAAACCAGTAGAAAAAGTAACAAAGACGAGCGATGGTAAACTGATCCTTGGTGAAGAAGAGTGGGTGTTTGTCCCTGGTCTTAAAGAAGCATTTAAAGCTCGTGTTGATACGGGTGCTACAACTTCTTCAATCAGTGCGGTGGATATCGTTGATTTTGAACGTGACGGAAAAGACTGGGTTAAGTTCAAGATTGAACATGACGGTATAACAACTGAAGAGGTCAGCCTACCTGTAGAGCGTTGGGTTAAGATCAAGCAATCGAGCGCTGAAGGTACACAACGACGCGCTGTGGTTGTAGCTGCGATTCAAATTGGTGATCTAAAAGATAAAACCGAGTTTACGTTAGCAGACCGAACGCATCTTTCTTTCCCACTTCTGTTGGGTAGAAGTTTCTTCAGAGACGTTGCGGTTGTCGATGTGGGCCAGAAATATGTTCAGAAAAAAATAACTAAATAG
- a CDS encoding GGDEF domain-containing protein: MAFSFVTSSLFRFCFPLLLLAMLLVGMNNVILVTSSNLGFASNLPYILLSVAVLLCHTFRQGRMAMVSFTMLVAYLIIQIRLQTPLNTGTTLLELSLLATLLPVTCLLVYAFPDNGVNSKSMFLYALVVVLFMVWAQLIVSHFHAGGFESWSEGVLFTVRDFSKLPFVLVLYSLCLLGLTAILVLVYNRSIDVVVYSAILLGSCTFIFFDVQYISSTMFSLSGTLIIIYVMSASHDMAFNDQLTNIPGRHALEVDMKHLGRKYSMAMVDIDHFKKFNDTYGHDIGDDVLKLVARLITETGGGARAYRYGGEEFTIIFKGKRTEQAKEHLQTLISEIQNYDMIIRNTLDRPDDHEAGMKKRGQSSNPTKVVNVTVSIGLSDSTTTKQPEEVLKLADNALYKAKETGRNKLCVSR, from the coding sequence ATGGCATTTTCTTTTGTAACGTCGAGCTTGTTTCGATTTTGCTTTCCCTTACTTCTATTAGCAATGTTACTCGTAGGTATGAATAACGTCATTCTTGTGACGAGTTCAAACTTAGGGTTTGCTAGCAACCTCCCATATATTTTGTTGAGTGTTGCCGTTCTGTTATGTCACACATTCAGACAGGGTCGTATGGCAATGGTATCTTTTACCATGCTTGTCGCGTACCTAATCATCCAAATTCGTTTGCAAACGCCACTCAATACTGGCACCACTTTATTAGAACTTTCTCTGCTTGCTACCTTGCTTCCTGTTACCTGTTTGTTGGTATACGCATTTCCCGACAATGGCGTTAACTCAAAGTCGATGTTCTTGTATGCGTTAGTAGTGGTGCTGTTTATGGTTTGGGCACAGCTTATCGTTTCTCACTTCCATGCCGGAGGTTTCGAATCATGGAGCGAAGGTGTGCTGTTTACGGTAAGAGATTTTTCTAAGCTGCCATTTGTTCTTGTTTTGTATAGCCTCTGCTTATTAGGCTTAACGGCAATTTTAGTTCTGGTCTATAACCGCTCTATCGATGTTGTGGTTTATAGCGCGATCTTGCTTGGCTCATGTACTTTCATCTTTTTTGATGTGCAGTACATCTCAAGCACTATGTTTTCTTTGTCTGGGACGTTGATAATCATCTATGTGATGTCAGCAAGCCACGATATGGCCTTTAATGACCAACTGACTAACATTCCTGGCCGACACGCTTTAGAAGTTGATATGAAGCACTTAGGGCGAAAATACTCGATGGCGATGGTCGATATTGATCACTTCAAGAAATTTAATGATACCTACGGCCATGATATTGGTGATGATGTTCTCAAGTTAGTCGCACGCCTTATCACAGAAACTGGTGGAGGTGCTCGCGCCTATCGCTACGGTGGTGAGGAGTTCACTATCATCTTCAAAGGTAAGCGCACTGAACAAGCGAAAGAACACCTACAGACGTTAATCTCTGAGATTCAGAATTACGACATGATTATTCGCAATACTCTCGATCGTCCTGATGACCATGAAGCCGGTATGAAAAAGCGTGGCCAGAGTAGCAATCCGACTAAAGTGGTGAATGTGACGGTAAGTATTGGACTGTCTGATAGTACGACTACTAAACAACCTGAAGAGGTTTTGAAGCTTGCTGATAATGCACTTTACAAAGCCAAGGAAACAGGCCGAAACAAGCTGTGTGTTAGTCGCTAG
- the modC gene encoding molybdenum ABC transporter ATP-binding protein ModC has protein sequence MSALILQYQQQLGDTFFDIDLTLPSHGITAIFGRSGAGKTSLINAISGLKQPDKGMISVSGTTLFDSANGINLPTHRRNVGYVFQESRLFPHMKVSSNLKYGMKGIDNTHYDQIVSLLSLSSLLDRYPARLSGGEKQRVAIGRALLSKPSILLMDEPLASLDLPRKREVMPFLENLSETVQIPIIYVTHSLNEILRLANHLVIIDQGKVISSGVTEDVWASRAMQPWQSFSEQSSLFEATLAEHNDDYALSRLMLGKSTSLWVQKVSSEIGAAVRLQVRANDVSIALEQPQRTSIRNILPVTIRSVETHQQGSNKQSVAVELELEPGCYLWATITLWALDELNLEIGQRVYAQIKGVSVAQRDIAVTH, from the coding sequence ATGAGCGCTCTGATCCTTCAATATCAACAACAGCTTGGTGACACTTTTTTTGATATCGATTTAACGTTACCTAGTCATGGTATCACTGCGATTTTTGGGCGTTCCGGTGCGGGGAAAACCTCACTCATTAACGCGATTAGTGGTCTTAAACAACCAGATAAAGGCATGATCAGTGTGTCTGGTACGACTTTGTTTGATAGCGCTAACGGCATTAATTTGCCAACTCACAGACGCAATGTCGGTTATGTGTTTCAAGAATCACGTTTATTCCCGCATATGAAGGTGTCGTCTAATCTTAAATATGGCATGAAAGGCATTGATAACACGCACTACGATCAAATCGTTTCGTTGCTATCTTTGAGTTCATTGCTCGATCGTTATCCAGCGCGTTTGTCTGGTGGTGAAAAGCAACGTGTGGCGATTGGCCGAGCATTGTTATCTAAGCCAAGTATTTTATTGATGGATGAACCGTTGGCGTCTCTCGATTTGCCGCGAAAGCGTGAAGTGATGCCGTTTCTAGAAAACTTATCCGAAACCGTTCAAATTCCGATCATTTATGTCACCCATAGTCTTAATGAGATCTTACGCTTGGCGAATCACCTAGTGATTATTGATCAAGGTAAAGTTATTTCATCAGGAGTAACCGAAGATGTATGGGCCTCAAGAGCCATGCAGCCATGGCAATCTTTCTCAGAGCAAAGCTCGTTATTTGAAGCAACGCTTGCAGAGCACAATGATGATTATGCGTTGTCTCGGTTAATGCTAGGAAAATCGACGTCTTTATGGGTTCAGAAGGTATCGAGTGAAATTGGGGCGGCGGTAAGGCTGCAAGTTAGGGCAAATGACGTCTCTATTGCGCTAGAACAGCCGCAAAGGACTTCGATACGTAATATTCTGCCTGTAACCATTCGAAGCGTAGAGACGCATCAGCAGGGCTCTAACAAACAGAGTGTGGCTGTTGAGCTGGAGTTAGAACCTGGATGTTATCTTTGGGCCACCATCACATTGTGGGCGCTAGATGAATTAAACCTAGAAATTGGTCAACGAGTTTACGCGCAAATTAAGGGCGTGAGTGTCGCTCAAAGAGATATTGCGGTTACACATTAA
- a CDS encoding ABC-F family ATPase, whose translation MISTANITMQFGAEPLFENISAKFGNGNRYGLIGANGCGKSTFMKILSGALAPSSGNVSITPGEKLGVLSQDQFAFEQYSVIDVVIMGDRKLWEVKQERDRIYSLPEMSEDDGMKVAELESEFAEMDGYTAESRAGDILIQAGIEEEFHFGLMQQVAPGWKLRVLLAQALFANPDILLLDEPTNNLDIHTINWLAEELNQRKCTMIIISHDRHFLNSVCTHMADIDYGELRVYPGNYEYFLEASGLIRDQLLANNAKKAAEISELQDFVNRFGANASKAKQASSRAKKMDKITLDEVKSSSRMSPSIDFGEGKKLHRQALELKELGHGFDGETLFSDGNLLLEAGTRLAVIGENGVGKTTLLKCLVQELEQNEGIVKWSENASVGYCPQDSTTDFDNDLSIFDWISQWRTVKHDDLMVRGILGRLLFTADDANKQARNCSGGEKNRLLFGKLMMQDINVLVMDEPTNHMDMEAIQALNDALKVYTGTLIFVSHDREFVSSLATHIIDVKDQQLVSFQGTYEEYLDHQKKMLMVAL comes from the coding sequence TTGATATCTACCGCGAACATCACAATGCAATTTGGCGCAGAGCCGCTGTTTGAAAACATCTCTGCTAAATTTGGTAACGGCAACCGCTATGGTTTGATCGGCGCCAATGGTTGCGGAAAATCAACGTTCATGAAAATCCTAAGTGGGGCATTAGCGCCAAGTTCGGGCAACGTTTCTATTACTCCAGGAGAAAAACTGGGTGTCCTAAGCCAAGATCAGTTCGCTTTTGAACAATACAGCGTTATCGACGTTGTGATCATGGGTGATAGAAAACTGTGGGAAGTAAAACAAGAACGTGACCGCATTTACTCTTTGCCAGAAATGAGCGAAGACGATGGCATGAAAGTCGCGGAACTTGAAAGCGAATTTGCGGAAATGGATGGCTACACAGCAGAAAGCCGTGCCGGTGACATCCTAATTCAAGCGGGTATCGAAGAAGAGTTTCACTTCGGCTTGATGCAGCAAGTTGCTCCAGGTTGGAAACTGCGTGTGCTATTGGCGCAAGCATTGTTCGCGAACCCAGATATCCTGCTTCTTGATGAACCAACCAACAACTTGGACATTCACACGATTAACTGGCTTGCTGAAGAGTTAAACCAGCGTAAATGTACAATGATCATCATTTCGCACGATAGACACTTCCTGAACTCGGTATGTACGCATATGGCGGATATTGACTACGGCGAGCTGCGTGTTTACCCAGGTAACTACGAGTACTTCCTAGAAGCGTCTGGCTTGATTCGTGACCAACTTTTAGCGAACAATGCTAAGAAAGCGGCTGAGATCAGTGAACTTCAAGACTTCGTAAACCGCTTTGGTGCAAACGCATCTAAAGCAAAACAAGCGAGCTCTCGTGCGAAGAAGATGGATAAAATCACGCTTGATGAAGTGAAGTCATCGAGCCGTATGAGCCCATCAATTGATTTTGGTGAAGGTAAGAAACTGCACCGCCAAGCACTAGAGCTTAAAGAGCTTGGCCATGGTTTTGATGGAGAGACTCTGTTCTCTGATGGTAATCTGTTACTCGAAGCAGGGACACGTCTTGCGGTTATCGGTGAGAACGGTGTAGGTAAAACCACCCTGTTAAAATGCCTAGTTCAAGAACTGGAGCAAAATGAAGGTATCGTTAAGTGGTCTGAAAATGCTTCTGTAGGTTACTGCCCGCAAGATAGCACAACTGACTTTGATAACGATCTGAGCATCTTTGATTGGATCTCACAATGGCGTACAGTGAAGCACGATGATCTAATGGTACGTGGCATTCTTGGTCGTCTATTGTTTACTGCTGATGATGCGAACAAACAAGCTCGCAACTGTTCAGGTGGTGAGAAGAACCGTCTATTATTTGGCAAGTTAATGATGCAAGACATCAACGTGCTTGTTATGGACGAACCAACTAACCACATGGATATGGAAGCAATCCAAGCGCTTAATGATGCACTGAAGGTTTACACTGGCACGCTTATTTTTGTCAGCCATGACCGCGAGTTTGTTTCGTCATTAGCGACACACATTATTGATGTGAAAGACCAACAGTTGGTAAGCTTCCAAGGTACTTACGAAGAGTACTTAGATCATCAGAAAAAGATGCTGATGGTTGCTCTGTAG
- a CDS encoding DUF3069 domain-containing protein: MSDATNNEVQEIDLTTISPELRQVIEFDEVPKEMHNMVTSIHEVSEEAVRETWSSLPASAQNVLDNFEQFHALISVSQAFAGVNMMEEFPTLKLPEGMSDEEKEEYRAQLLDQILHNCVKDMAKQIKKARRDAILKRDFKEVFIR; this comes from the coding sequence ATGTCAGACGCTACAAACAACGAAGTACAAGAAATCGATTTAACCACTATCTCACCAGAGCTTCGCCAAGTTATCGAATTTGATGAAGTGCCTAAAGAGATGCACAACATGGTTACTTCTATTCATGAGGTGTCTGAAGAAGCAGTGCGTGAAACTTGGAGCAGCCTTCCAGCAAGCGCACAAAATGTTTTAGACAACTTTGAGCAATTCCACGCTCTAATCTCTGTTAGCCAAGCTTTCGCTGGCGTAAACATGATGGAGGAGTTCCCTACTCTTAAACTTCCAGAAGGCATGTCTGATGAAGAAAAAGAAGAGTACCGAGCTCAACTGCTTGACCAAATTTTACATAACTGTGTAAAAGACATGGCTAAGCAAATCAAGAAAGCGCGCCGTGATGCTATCTTGAAGCGTGATTTCAAAGAAGTTTTCATCCGCTAA
- a CDS encoding YgiW/YdeI family stress tolerance OB fold protein — MKTTVLAIATTIILAPTFAMAGDHHSNSKHESAIAYTGPIETVSVASLLENTSMFSEQDTVVDGKIVRQLKSDTFIFSDGQSEIQIELDDDIRLAAPLTADTKIRIFGEYEGGKTPEIEVDHIQVL, encoded by the coding sequence ATGAAAACAACTGTATTAGCTATCGCAACCACTATTATTCTTGCTCCTACTTTCGCAATGGCTGGTGACCACCACAGCAATAGCAAGCACGAGAGCGCTATTGCCTACACTGGACCAATCGAGACGGTTTCTGTTGCTTCTCTACTTGAAAACACAAGCATGTTTTCAGAACAAGACACCGTTGTTGATGGAAAAATTGTTCGCCAACTAAAAAGCGATACGTTTATCTTCTCTGATGGACAAAGCGAAATTCAAATCGAACTGGATGATGACATTCGCCTAGCTGCGCCACTGACTGCTGATACAAAAATTCGTATCTTTGGTGAGTATGAAGGTGGTAAAACACCTGAAATCGAAGTTGATCACATCCAAGTGTTATAA
- a CDS encoding cobyric acid synthase gives MRAPLSALMVQGTTSDAGKSVLVAGLCRVLARKGIKVAPFKPQNMALNSAVTKDGGEIGRAQAVQAQACNIEPTVHMNPVLLKPNSDTGAQVILQGRAISNMEATGYHDYKKIAMNTVIDSFDRLSEEYESVMIEGAGSPAEINLRENDIANMGFAEKADIPVIIVADIDRGGVFAHLYGTLELLSESEQARVKGFVINRFRGDIALLQSGLDWLEEKTGKPVIGVLPYLHGFNLEAEDAITSAQESEGEAKLKVVVPVLTRISNHTDFDALRLNPSIDLRYVGKGERVNNADLIILPGTKSVRADLDYLKEQGWDKDIQRHLRLGGKVMGICGGYQMLGKIIHDPDGVEGTPGSSEGLGYLDSETTLTQQKTLTNVRATMTLDGKTAQVKGYEIHVGRTDVKETVLPVQLESGSLDGAVNQDNSIFGTYLHGVFDNSDALLLICEWAGANDVTAIDHEQLKELGINRIADAIEEHLNLDLLWPELTI, from the coding sequence ATGCGAGCACCATTAAGCGCCCTTATGGTTCAAGGGACAACGTCAGATGCCGGGAAAAGTGTTTTGGTGGCAGGTTTATGCCGTGTATTGGCAAGAAAAGGAATCAAAGTGGCACCCTTCAAGCCACAGAACATGGCTTTAAACAGTGCTGTGACGAAAGATGGTGGCGAAATTGGCCGTGCTCAAGCGGTTCAGGCGCAAGCTTGTAATATTGAACCTACCGTTCACATGAACCCTGTATTGTTAAAACCGAATTCAGATACGGGTGCACAAGTTATTCTTCAAGGCCGCGCGATCAGTAACATGGAAGCGACGGGTTATCATGATTATAAGAAAATCGCGATGAATACGGTTATTGACTCGTTTGACCGACTTTCTGAAGAATACGAAAGCGTGATGATTGAAGGTGCGGGCAGCCCAGCTGAAATTAACCTTCGCGAAAATGATATTGCGAACATGGGATTTGCTGAAAAGGCGGATATCCCGGTGATCATTGTTGCCGATATTGATCGTGGTGGCGTTTTTGCGCACCTCTACGGCACATTAGAGTTGTTATCTGAGTCTGAACAAGCTCGCGTAAAAGGCTTTGTGATAAACCGCTTTAGAGGCGATATCGCGCTACTTCAATCTGGACTTGATTGGCTAGAAGAGAAAACCGGCAAGCCAGTGATAGGTGTATTGCCATATCTTCATGGTTTTAACCTAGAAGCGGAAGATGCCATCACTTCAGCTCAAGAGTCTGAAGGAGAAGCTAAACTTAAAGTCGTGGTGCCTGTTCTAACTCGAATCAGTAACCACACAGACTTTGATGCACTAAGACTCAATCCTTCCATTGATCTACGCTACGTAGGCAAAGGCGAGCGTGTAAACAACGCTGATTTGATTATCTTGCCGGGTACAAAATCAGTAAGAGCAGATTTGGATTACCTAAAAGAGCAAGGTTGGGACAAAGACATTCAACGTCATCTGCGCCTGGGCGGCAAAGTGATGGGTATCTGTGGCGGTTACCAGATGCTAGGAAAGATCATTCACGATCCTGATGGTGTTGAAGGTACGCCCGGCAGCAGTGAAGGATTAGGGTATCTTGATTCTGAAACGACACTTACACAGCAGAAAACCTTAACAAACGTTCGCGCTACTATGACGCTGGATGGCAAAACAGCACAAGTAAAAGGGTATGAAATCCACGTAGGCAGGACTGATGTCAAAGAAACAGTATTACCAGTTCAGTTAGAATCGGGCAGCCTTGATGGCGCTGTGAATCAAGATAACTCAATTTTTGGTACTTACCTGCATGGCGTATTCGATAACAGTGATGCGTTGTTGCTTATTTGCGAATGGGCAGGAGCCAATGATGTGACAGCGATTGACCACGAACAGCTTAAAGAACTGGGTATTAATCGAATCGCTGATGCCATAGAAGAGCATTTAAATCTTGACTTGCTTTGGCCGGAATTAACAATTTAG
- the modB gene encoding molybdate ABC transporter permease subunit → MMYLSEYEYQALMLSLKVAGFAILWLIPIGIGLAWLLAKKQFVGKSIVESVVHLPLVLPPVVIGYLLLVMMGRQGIIGAWLNDVFGIVFSFSWKGASLACVVVALPLMVRSIRLSLETVDSKLEEAAATLGASPIRVFFTITLPLMIPGIITGTMLSFARSLGEFGATISFVSNIPGETQTIPLAMYTFIETPGAEMEAARLCVISIVIALSSLMLSEWLNRKSSQRLGGNA, encoded by the coding sequence ATGATGTATTTATCGGAATACGAATACCAAGCCTTAATGCTGAGCTTGAAAGTCGCTGGTTTTGCCATCTTGTGGCTTATTCCTATCGGCATCGGTTTAGCATGGTTGCTTGCTAAAAAACAATTTGTGGGCAAAAGCATTGTAGAAAGTGTTGTCCATCTGCCTTTGGTGCTTCCACCTGTGGTCATCGGTTATTTGTTGCTGGTGATGATGGGTAGGCAAGGCATTATAGGAGCTTGGCTCAATGACGTATTCGGTATTGTATTTAGCTTTAGCTGGAAGGGCGCATCACTTGCTTGTGTAGTCGTGGCGTTGCCGTTAATGGTCCGTTCTATCAGACTGAGCTTAGAAACTGTAGACAGTAAACTCGAAGAGGCCGCAGCCACATTGGGCGCTTCACCGATTCGAGTATTCTTCACTATCACATTACCTTTGATGATCCCTGGGATCATCACTGGCACCATGCTTTCTTTTGCGAGAAGCCTGGGTGAATTTGGCGCTACGATAAGCTTCGTTTCCAATATCCCCGGTGAAACTCAAACCATTCCATTGGCCATGTACACGTTTATCGAAACCCCCGGCGCTGAAATGGAAGCGGCGCGTTTGTGCGTCATTTCTATTGTGATTGCGCTTAGCTCGCTGATGTTATCTGAGTGGTTAAATAGAAAATCATCACAGCGACTGGGAGGAAACGCATGA
- the modA gene encoding molybdate ABC transporter substrate-binding protein, whose product MKKQVILLTIALTSALSSSHLLAAEKLRVYAASSMTNAVNLLVEEFEKDHSVDVIPVYASTSSLVRQIERGAPADIFISANEKWMQHLVDRQLVSSDNVTNLCENELVLISPKETPISLDLSNGEQWAKLLTNERLAVGNTMSVPAGIYAKEALETLGVWDDVKTRLAPSNNVRMALALVERSEAKLGIVYKTDALLSKEVNLVSTFPSNLHTPIRYPVAKLSDKVVAEEFYTFLNSEKAKDTLNSFGFEVR is encoded by the coding sequence ATGAAAAAGCAAGTCATCCTTTTAACCATCGCCTTAACTTCGGCCTTGAGTTCTAGTCATCTTTTGGCTGCGGAAAAGCTACGAGTTTATGCCGCATCATCTATGACGAATGCGGTTAATTTGTTGGTTGAAGAGTTTGAGAAAGACCATTCTGTCGATGTTATTCCAGTCTATGCGAGCACGTCTTCATTAGTGCGACAGATTGAACGGGGGGCGCCAGCAGACATTTTTATCTCGGCTAATGAAAAATGGATGCAGCATTTAGTCGACCGTCAATTGGTTTCTAGTGACAATGTCACAAATTTGTGTGAAAACGAGCTTGTACTGATTTCCCCTAAAGAGACGCCAATATCTTTGGATCTCTCAAACGGTGAGCAATGGGCTAAACTACTCACGAATGAAAGACTTGCGGTTGGCAACACTATGTCGGTTCCTGCGGGTATCTATGCGAAAGAAGCGCTAGAAACGTTAGGTGTATGGGATGATGTGAAGACTCGATTGGCACCAAGTAACAATGTTCGTATGGCATTGGCCTTGGTAGAGCGTAGTGAAGCTAAGCTTGGCATTGTTTACAAAACCGATGCGTTGCTTTCTAAAGAAGTGAACCTCGTGTCGACATTTCCATCAAATTTACATACGCCGATACGTTACCCTGTAGCGAAGTTAAGCGATAAAGTCGTCGCAGAAGAGTTTTATACTTTCCTAAACAGCGAAAAAGCGAAGGACACCTTGAACAGTTTTGGATTTGAAGTGCGTTAA
- a CDS encoding Solitary outer membrane autotransporter beta-barrel domain, with product MPHSKLCSRVNINRATILPLLCFIFPTIGNANSLTDSFRKDIERTFATSVLLNDTDVFTFGINNFDPNKVFSLDNEDIGSKDSVSRRKDITSISLPYTFELPEYIEDNHQEITLRLSALRIEKDISYASTVKSDFQKESVISGYVEFANVSQLDEHWSFSSAIGNHISYYRNDFEYRSSLLEPIKDQLDNVYLNTDAWAYIIEPKIKLTFEDKNDWGKYKLSTSWHYFNGIGWGEANNGNVGYPEGWYIANEAKIFYDLIRWDKNITSMYSSIRRIDIGGDTVASMGTTSYYEGSVGWLLNPNLFNDWVDNVGIGFTINYGSSLKGGSLVIFFNQD from the coding sequence ATGCCACATTCAAAGTTATGCTCTAGGGTAAATATAAACAGGGCAACCATACTTCCACTGCTTTGTTTTATCTTTCCTACAATAGGTAATGCAAACTCGTTGACAGATTCATTCAGAAAGGACATCGAGCGAACATTCGCGACGAGCGTACTGCTTAACGATACCGACGTGTTTACCTTTGGTATTAATAATTTTGATCCAAACAAAGTCTTTAGTTTAGATAACGAAGATATTGGTTCAAAAGACTCTGTAAGTCGCAGAAAAGATATTACTTCAATCAGCCTTCCGTATACGTTTGAACTACCTGAATATATTGAAGATAATCATCAAGAGATAACATTGCGTTTGTCAGCACTGCGTATTGAGAAGGACATTTCGTACGCGTCTACGGTGAAAAGCGATTTTCAAAAAGAATCAGTCATTTCTGGCTATGTAGAATTTGCGAATGTATCCCAATTAGATGAGCACTGGAGTTTCAGTTCTGCTATTGGTAACCACATATCTTATTACCGTAATGACTTCGAATATCGTTCATCATTGCTTGAGCCTATTAAAGATCAATTGGATAACGTTTATCTCAATACCGATGCATGGGCTTACATCATTGAACCTAAGATTAAATTGACCTTTGAAGACAAGAATGACTGGGGAAAATACAAGTTAAGTACTAGTTGGCATTACTTCAATGGTATAGGTTGGGGAGAGGCTAATAATGGCAACGTTGGATATCCCGAAGGTTGGTATATCGCCAATGAAGCCAAGATTTTCTATGACTTAATACGCTGGGATAAGAACATTACTTCTATGTACTCCAGTATAAGAAGAATTGATATCGGTGGTGATACCGTTGCTTCTATGGGTACAACGTCATATTACGAAGGCAGTGTAGGTTGGCTACTCAACCCAAATCTATTTAACGACTGGGTTGATAATGTTGGAATTGGGTTTACGATCAATTACGGAAGTAGTCTGAAAGGAGGGAGCTTAGTTATCTTCTTCAACCAAGATTAA